The Populus trichocarpa isolate Nisqually-1 chromosome 11, P.trichocarpa_v4.1, whole genome shotgun sequence genome has a segment encoding these proteins:
- the LOC7485596 gene encoding uncharacterized protein LOC7485596, which yields MTSINLSFNPLFSCIITLYTLILLYFPQALKLSISPILTITLTILLFVLRLGAIQRHQLSVTESDKAIQIKQDKGTHFGEASSSSFLTHVDKWVASQSADPGRFDPDPNLDFEVSFVEWDVRAPLKVINEEYEGEEGEDPNEKDAGQDPTRFGGLERYPSLAMCYPETDSDSDSEGGFSVAGEWDSLERFCFKWEEEDREGLLIEIALDSDNKEDTGPDLDTGSNFHVEEDNLIEIDISPAKNDKMFPGEV from the coding sequence ATGACTTCCATTAATCTTTCTTTTAATCCTCTCTTCTCTTGCATTATCACTCTCTACACTCTAATTCTCTTATACTTTCCTCAAGCACTTAAACTCTCAATCTCTCCAATTCTGACGATTACTTTAACTATCTTGCTCTTTGTTTTACGTCTTGGTGCAATTCAAAGACATCAACTTTCAGTCACAGAAAGCGATAAAGCCATTCAAATCAAGCAAGACAAAGGCACCCATTTTGGTGAAGCTTCAAGTTCTAGCTTTTTGACTCATGTAGACAAATGGGTTGCTTCCCAGAGTGCCGATCCGGGTCGCTTTGACCCGGATCCGAACCTGGATTTTGAAGTGTCGTTTGTTGAATGGGATGTTAGAGCTCCATTGAAGGTTATAAATGAGGAatatgaaggagaagaaggggAGGATCCAAATGAGAAGGATGCAGGTCAGGATCCGACCCGGTTTGGTGGTTTGGAAAGGTATCCGTCTTTGGCTATGTGCTATCCGGAAACGGATTCGGATTCGGATTCTGAAGGTGGGTTTTCAGTTGCCGGAGAGTGGGACTCGCTGGAGAGGTTTTGCTTCAAATGGGAAGAGGAAGATAGAGAAGGGTTATTGATAGAGATAGCACTTGATAGTGATAATAAGGAGGATACGGGTCCGGATTTGGATACGGGTTCGAATTTTCATGTGGAAGAGGATAATTTGATAGAGATTGACATATCTCCGGCCAAAAACGACAAGATGTTTCCCGGTGAAGTGTGA